One Glycine max cultivar Williams 82 chromosome 3, Glycine_max_v4.0, whole genome shotgun sequence DNA window includes the following coding sequences:
- the LOC100812874 gene encoding uncharacterized protein LOC100812874 — MVFPDGKYPAGGKSDIEGIFPPPYFEWFQFEKDFTVYFNLEECISYLCEYITANGPFDGFLGFSQGATLSALLIGYQAQGKLLKEHPPIKFLISISGCKFRNPSICDVAYKDTIKAKSVHFIGEKDWLKLPSEDLTSAFDKPLIIRHPQGHTVPRLDEVATSQLRKWITEEVLCQPKVGISVCEHETDHEEKKSEKGTKLEPCGTNQDKGVNGVEINKGSETVEVAQA; from the exons Atg GTTTTCCCAGATGGTAAATACCCTGCAGGAGGGAAGTCTGACATAGAAGGCATCTTCCCTCCACCTTACTTTGAGTGGTTTCAATTCGAAAAG GACTTCACAGTGTACTTTAACTTGGAAGAATGCATCTCATACTTATGCGAATATATTACAGCCAATGGTCCCTTTGATGGCTTCCTTGGCTTCTCACAG GGTGCAACTCTTTCAGCACTTTTGATAGGTTACCAGGCACAG GGAAAGTTACTAAAGGAGCATCCACCAATAAAATTTCTCATATCAATATCAGGATGCAAATTCAGAAATCCCAGCATATGCGATGTTGCCTACAAAGACACCATCAAAGCTAAATCTGTTCATTTCATTGGGGAAAAAGATTGGCTGAAACTTCCTTCTGAGGATCTCACATCTGCATTTGACAAACCCCTGATAATAAGGCATCCCCAAGGTCACACCGTACCACGATTAG ATGAAGTGGCTACCAGTCAATTGAGAAAATGGATTACCGAAGAAGTCCTATGTCAACCAAAAGTTGGCATCTCAGTTTGTGAGCATGAAACAGACCATGAAGAAAAGAAGTCAGAGAAGGGGACCAAGCTAGAACCCTGTGGTACCAATCAAGACAAAGGTGTAAACGGTGTTGAAATAAACAAGGGTTCTGAAACAGTAGAGGTGGCTCAAGCCTGA
- the LOC100788070 gene encoding COP9 signalosome complex subunit 2, whose protein sequence is MASDADMEDYGFEYSDEEQEEQDVDIENQYYNSKGLVESDPEGALAGFAEVVRMEQEKAEWGFKALKQTVKLYYRLGRYKEMMEAYREMLTYIKSAVTRNYSEKCINSIMDYVSGSASQNFGLLQEFYQTTLKALEEAKNERLWFKTNLKLCKIFFDIGEYGRMSKILKELHKSCQREDGTDDHKKGTQLLEVYAIEIQMYTETKNNKKLKQLYQKALTIKSAIPHPRIMGIIHECGGKMHMAERQWAEAATDFFEAFKNYDEAGNQRRIQCLKYLVLANMLMESEVNPFDGQEAKPYKNDPEILAMTNLIAAYQRNEILEFEKILKSNRRTIMDDPFIRNYIEDLLKNIRTQVLLKLIKPYTRIRIPFISKELNVPEHDVEQLLVSLILDNRIQGHIDQVNRLLERSDRSKGMKKYTAVDKWNTQLKSLYQTISNRVG, encoded by the exons ATGGCTTCGG ATGCTGATATGGAGGACTATGGATTTGAGTACTCAGATGAGGAGCAAGAGGAACAGGATGTTGATATTGAGAAtcaatattacaattcaaaag GTTTGGTCGAAAGTGATCCAGAAGGTGCACTTGCTGGTTTTGCTGAGGTAGTGCGCATGGAACAAGAGAAGGCAGAATG GGGATTTAAAGCTCTAAAGCAAACTGTGAAGCTCTATTATAGACTTGGAAGGTATAAAGAGATGATGGAAGCCTACAGGGAGATGTTGACTTACATTAAGTCGGCAGTGACTCGTAACTATAGTGAAAAATGCATAAACAGCATTATGGACTATGTCTCAGGTTCAGCTAGCCAGAACTTTGGCCTTCTGCAGGAATTCTATCAGACAACTCTGAAAGCCCTTGAAGAAGCAAAGAATGAG AGATTATGGTTTAAGACAAATCTTAAGCTTTGTAAGATCTTCTTTGACATTGGGGAATATGGACGGATGAGTAAG ATATTGAAGGAACTTCATAAATCTTGTCAAAGGGAAGATGGTACAGATGACCATAAGAAAGGAACCCAACTTTTAGAGGTTTATGCAATAGAAATCCAAATGTACACAGagacaaaaaacaacaaaaaactcaAG CAACTTTACCAGAAAGCACTCACTATTAAATCAGCAATTCCCCATCCACGGATAATGGGAATAATCCATGAATGTGGGGGGAAAATGCATATGGCAGAGCGCCAGTGGGCTGAAGCAGCTACAGATTTTTTTGAAGCTTTTAAGAATTATGATGAAGCTGGGAATCAGAGGCGTATCCAATGCTTGAA GTACCTTGTTCTGGCCAACATGTTGATGGAGTCTGAAGTAAATCCTTTTGATGGGCAGGAGGCTAAGCC ATACAAGAATGACCCTGAAATTTTGGCAATGACAAACTTGATAGCAGCCTATCAGCGGAATGAAATATTGGAATTTGAGAAAATCTTGAAG AGTAACAGAAGAACCATCATGGATGATCCATTTATCAGAAACTACATTGAGGATCTGCTAAAGAATATCAGAACTCAAGTCTTGCTGAAGCTCATCAAACCATATACAAGGATCAGGATTCCGTTTATATCCAAG GAACTTAATGTGCCTGAGCATGATGTTGAGCAATTACTGGTATCACTTATTTTGGATAACAGAATTCAAGGACACATTGATCAAGTCAACCGGCTCTTAGAACGATCTGATAG GTCGAAAGGAATGAAAAAGTACACTGCCGTAGACAAATGGAACACACAGCTTAAATCTCTTTATCAAACTATCAGCAACAGAGTTGGTTAA
- the LOC100811067 gene encoding ubiquitin-conjugating enzyme E2 22-like yields MATNENLPPNVIKQLAKELKSLDESPPEGIKVVVNDDDFSTIFSDIEGPAGTPYENGVFRMKLLLSHDFPHSPPKGFFLTKIFHPNIANNGEICVNTLKKDWNPSLGLRHVLIVVRCLLIEPFPESALNEQAGKMLLENYEEYARHARLYTGIHAKPKPKFKSGAISESTTALNVDQTNTSVISADIKTTPASAALPAATATRGNNQEQAAAAVNGSNAAATVISAAASAPQKKEGGQAKAQVDKKKIDARKKSLKRL; encoded by the exons ATG GCCACTAATGAAAATCTTCCACCAAATGTAATTAAGCAACTTGCCAAGGAGTTGAAAAGTCTTGATGAATCCCCTCCTGAGGGCATTAAGGTTGTGGTAAATGATGATGATTTTTCGACAATATTTTCTGACATTGAAGGCCCAG CTGGAACTCCTTATGAGAATGGAGTTTTCCGAATGAAGCTGTTGCTGTCTCATGATTTCCCGCATTCTCCACCTAAAG GTTTTTTCTTGACTAAGATTTTCCATCCAAACATTGCAAACAATGGAGAGATTTGTGTCAACACACTTAAAAAGGATTGGAATCCTAGCCTTGGGTTACGGCATGTTCTTATT GTTGTTAGGTGTCTATTGATTGAACCATTTCCTGAATCAGCTCTAAATGAACAGGCTGGCAAAATGCTGCTTGAAAATTATGAGGAGTATGCTAGACATGCTAG GCTTTACACCGGAATCCATGCAAAACCAAAGCCCAAATTCAAGAGCGGAGCTATATCTGAATCAACAACTGCTCTGAATGTGGATCAGACAAACACCTCTGTGATTAGTGCTGACATCAAAACCACACCGGCGAGTGCTGCATTGCCAGCAGCCACCGCAACAAGAGGAAATAATCAGGAACAGGCAGCAGCGGCTGTTAATGGTTCTAATGCTGCCGCTACAGTCATTTCTGCTGCTGCTTCTGCACCCCAAAAGAAGGAAGGTGGACAAGCAAAAGCTCAGGTGGACAAGAAGAAGATAGATGCCAGAAAGAAAAGTTTGAAAAGATTGTAA
- the SCAM-1 gene encoding calmodulin gives MADQLTDEQISEFKEAFSLFDKDGDGCITTKELGTVMRSLGQNPTEAELQDMINEVDADGNGTIDFPEFLNLMARKMKDTDSEEELKEAFRVFDKDQNGFISAAELRHVMTNLGEKLTDEEVDEMIREADVDGDGQINYEEFVKVMMAK, from the exons ATGGCAGATCAACTCACCGATGAACAGATCTCGGAGTTCAAGGAAGCCTTCAGTTTGTTCGATAAGGATGGCGATG GTTGCATCACAACAAAGGAGCTTGGGACTGTTATGCGTTCGTTGGGTCAGAATCCAACAGAGGCTGAGCTCCAAGACATGATCAATGAAGTAGATGCTGATGGGAATGGCACCATTGACTTCCCTGAGTTCTTGAACCTCATGGCTAGAAAGATGAAGGACACTGATTCTGAGGAGGAGCTGAAAGAGGCGTTCCGAGTGTTTGACAAGGACCAGAATGGGTTCATTTCTGCTGCTGAGCTCCGCCATGTGATGACCAACCTTGGGGAGAAGCTCACTGATGAAGAGGTTGATGAGATGATTCGAGAGGCTGATGTCGATGGCGACGGCCAAATAAACTACGAGGAGTTTGTTAAGGTCATGATGGCCAAGTGA